AGAACGTCGGGCCGTCGTCGGTGTCCTCGATCTCGACGCCGAGGGCTTCGAGTTGGTTCCTGAGATCGTCGGCGCGGTCGTAGTTGCCGGCGGCGCGTTCGGCCTCGCGGGTTTCGAGCACGAGTTCGACGAGTTCGTCCGCAAGCCGCACGTCCCCCTCGTCCTCCGCCTCGCCGAAGCTCAGCCCGAGCACCCCGCCGCCGAGCTCCTCGAACGTCTCGACCACCGCCAGGAGCCCCTGATAGTCGTAGGGCTCGCCGGCGGCCCCGCGGTCGTCGAGGTGGCGGTTGACGACCGTCGAGAGTTCGAGTAGTGAGGCGAGCGCGCCCCGGGTGTTGAAGTCGTCGTTCATCGCGGCCTCGAACGCCTCACGGGTATCGTTCGTCGAGTCACGGAGGACACTGTCGGGCGATTTCGAGGACGTGTGCGAACCGTCGAGCACCGTCTCGGCGCGCTCGTGGGTGCGTTCGAGGCGCGCCGCCCGCTCGACGGCCTCCTCGATGGCGTCCTCGCTGTAGGTCTGGGTGGTGTTGTAGCTTCCCGAAAGCAAGAACGTGCGGACCGCGTTGCGGCCGTACGTCGCGAGCGCCTCCTCAACAGTAATAAAATTCCCGAGGCTGGTGCTCATCTTCTCCTCGCCCATCGCGAAGAGGTCGGCGTGGAGCCAGTAGCGGGCGAATTCCTTCCCTGTAGCGGCCTCGCTCTGGGCGATCTCGTTTTCGTGATGTGGGAAGACCAGGTCCCGCCCGCCGACGTGGACGTCGATGGTGTCGTCGAGGTGGGTCATGCTCATCGCCGAGCACTCGATGTGCCAGCCCGGTCGGCCCGGCCCCCACGGCGAGTCCCAGACCTCACCGCTCGGCG
This sequence is a window from Halococcus hamelinensis 100A6. Protein-coding genes within it:
- the cysS gene encoding cysteine--tRNA ligase gives rise to the protein MTLRVENTLTGEREPFEPRDPDSVLLYYCGLTVSDRAHLGHARTWAHVDVMHRWLEFLGYDVRHVENFTDVNEKIVARVGENDLGDSENAVADGFIRRTLADMRALGLKRAEVYPRVSEHVPEIIDLVETLVEKDYAYESNGSVYFDVTTFEEYGKLSNQRLDDIEAQGEADERSEKRHAADFALWKADGVSPNALADHRPDERPVGDHPPSGEVWDSPWGPGRPGWHIECSAMSMTHLDDTIDVHVGGRDLVFPHHENEIAQSEAATGKEFARYWLHADLFAMGEEKMSTSLGNFITVEEALATYGRNAVRTFLLSGSYNTTQTYSEDAIEEAVERAARLERTHERAETVLDGSHTSSKSPDSVLRDSTNDTREAFEAAMNDDFNTRGALASLLELSTVVNRHLDDRGAAGEPYDYQGLLAVVETFEELGGGVLGLSFGEAEDEGDVRLADELVELVLETREAERAAGNYDRADDLRNQLEALGVEIEDTDDGPTFSIEATE